AAAAATCTGTCCAGCAAACTTTTCCTAAGGGAAAGGTTCTTTACCTTCAAGATGAGTGCTTCCTTGGCAGAGAACCTAGATGACTTCAAGAGAATAACTACTGAATTCAAGACTCAAGGAAAAGAGATTGGGGTAGATAATGAAGCTTTTGTGCTTCTCAACTCATTTCCGGATTCCTATAAAGATGTAAAGACTGCCCTAAAATATGGGAGAGATTCCCTAACTACTGATATTATCATTTCAGCTCTTAAAATCAGAGAGATAGAGCTCATAACTAGCAAGGAAGATAAGTCTAGTGCAGAGAGCTTATTTGTCAAGGGTAAGTCAAAGCAGCACaataagaaaaaaggaaaacaaagctCAACAGAAGAGGGGaaagaaaaatccaaggttagaTGTAAATATTGCAAAAAACTTGGACATAATCAAGGATTGTAGAACTTTAAAGTGAAAGAATGAGCAGAAAAACAAGAAATCACAACCTCAACAAAAAGTCCAACCTAATCAGTCAAGTGAAGCCTTAGTTTGTGAGGACTCTTACTTCTATTTAGATGCTTTAGCTACCTCTAATTGgaaggcagaagaagaagctaataaCAACCTAGATTGGGTTCTAAATTCAAGGTGTTCTTTCCACATGACACCCCACAAAGACGGGTTCAATACTTATAGAGAGTTGGATGGAGTTTATGTCTACATGGGTAATAATAACTCATGTCCAGTGGGTTGGGATTGGCTCAGTCTCActgaaacttgaagatggaataGTCAAGCTATTAAGGATGTCAGATATGTGCTTAAgctgaaaagaaatctaatttcACTAGGCATACTCGATTCTATTGGCTGTGAATACAGAAGAAAGGAAGGTTACTGTAAAGTCTTGAAGAACAGTAAGCCTATTCTCAGAGGGGTGAAGATTAATGGTGTGTATGTTGTTCAAGGAGTTCAGAGAATTCACTCAGCTTTGATTGTGACTCAAAAGCAGCCTACTGAAGAAGATatttggcacaaaagactctCACACATTAGTGCCAAAGGTCTACAAGCTCTTGCCAATTAGGGAATTCTATCTAAGGGAGTTCATCAGAGTCTatccttttgtgaacattgtgtgaTAGGGAAGGTTACAAGGCAGAGTTTTGTGAAGGTTCAGCACACaaccaaggtcatccttgactaTGTGCATTCGGACCTATAGGGTCCTTCACCTTTCCAATCCTTAAGTAGAGCCAGGTATTTCTTAACCTTTGTTGATGACTACTCTAGAAAGTATTGGATCTATTTCCTTAAATTTAaggatttagtttttgaaaagttcaaagaatggaAGATTATGGTTGAAAATTATCTAATTGTCAAATTAAGTGTCTAAGAACTGATAATGGGCTTGAATACTGTGCAGAGgagtttaatgttttttttgtaGTCAGCATGATATTACTAGACACAAGATAGttaggtatacacctcaacaaaatggggtggcAGAGAGATTGAACAGAACTATAACGGAGAGAGTAAGAAGCCTATTGTCAGATGCTATACTTTCTGAGAAATTTTAGGCAGAAACAGCTTCATATACTATCTATACACTAAATAGATGCCCCCATGCATCTCTCAACCTTCTAACCCCTGAAGAAAGGTGGACCAAACAACCTCCTAGCCTGGATAACCTAAGGGTGTTTGGTTGCACTGactttgttcattagagtaaaGGGAAATTAGCTGCCAGAGTTGTGAAGTGTATGTTTTTGGGTTTACAGAAGGTGTTAAGGGGTTTAAAATGTGGCACCCTACAGAGAAGAGATGTATCACCAACAAAGATATTGTTTGGAGGATGAAATGTATATGTAGAGATCTAACTCTAATATTACAGCACCTTAAATGAagaatgataaaattgaggtgGAGCAAGTTCTTAACCCTAGTTCTGATCCTTCAAGCTCTGAATCACCTTTTGATCAACCACCTCATcttgaagaagaagtagaagatgccATTATTGATCCCGAGCAAGAAAAACCAGATTTGAGGGGGTACAACCTAGCAAGGGATAGGCAGAGAAGAACTATTGTGCCACCTTCAAGGTATGTAGACTACTTAGCTTTGAATGCTTCAGATTTATGTAATGATTTAGAACCCTCAACCTTGGAAGATGCAGTGAGTTGTCCTAAAGTTAAGTTGTTGATAGAAGCAATGAATGAAGAAGTTGATTCACTAGTAAGAAACAACACTTGGGAGTTGACACCTTTGCCAAAAGGATGCAAGCCAATTGCATCCAAATGGTGtacaaattgaaggaaaatttcCCTACTGATCAAGGACCTAGATATAAAGCTAGATTGGTTGCTAAGGGTTTTACACAGAGGCTAGGTGTTGATTTCAAAGAGATATTTTCTCCAGTGGTCAAGCAGACTTCTATTAGACTGTTATTATCTATTGTGACTCAGAATAACCTAGAGCTGGAGCAACTTGATGTTAAAACATCTTTTTTACATGGCTTCCTAGAGGGAGTTATCTATATGAGCGAACCTAAGGGGTATGAGGTCAGAGGGAAAGAAGACTATGTATGCCTACTTAAAAAGTCTATCTATGGGCTTAAACAGTCCCCTAGATGCTGAAACAGAAGATTTAGTGATTGTGTGTAGAAGAATGGCTTTAATAAAAGCTCCTATGATAGTTGTGTTTACATAAACACAGATACCTATACTCATCCTATCTACTTGTTACtctatgtagatgacatgttTTTATTTGGAGCAActatgaaagagttaaataaagtaaaagatTTACTCTAGtcagaatttgaaatgaaagacatGGGCAATGCAACAAGAATACTAGGCATTGATATCATCAGAAACATAAAAGCAAGTATTTTAAGCATTGATCAGTCACAGTATTaccaaaaattgttaaaaaagtATCACATGATAGAGGCCAAATCAGTATCTACTCTTATTGCTAATCATTTCAAACTCTCAGCAGAGAATTCACCTAAAGAATCTGACATTGAACATCAGAAGGTAATGTTAACAGTCCCCTATTCCTAAGTTGTGGGAAGCTTAATGTATCTAATGGTGTCTACAAGACTTGACATTGCCTATGCTACTAGTCTGGTGAGTAGATATATGACTAATCTGGGTAAAAAGAACTGTGAGGTAACTAAGTGGATAATGAGGTATCTTAAGGGTACTTCTAATGCTAAACTAATGTACCAACAACTTCCAGACAGAGAACCAGAGCTAATTGGGTATGTTGACTCTGACTATGCTGGAGATCTAGATAAGAGAAGATCTTTATCTGGGTATATCTTCCTATATGGAAGGTGTGTCCTAAGCTGGAAGGCTACTTTACAGTCAGTAGTAGCCCTTTCTACTACTGAGGCAGAGTTTATTACCCTTTCAGAGGCAGTAAAGGAAGGTCTATAGCTAAAGGGTCTCCTATGTAATTTCGGGATCAAACAGAATACAGTGAAATTTTTTTGTGACAATCAGAGCACCATACATTTATCTAAGCACCCTTAGTACCATAACAGAactaaacataaaaatgttaaatatcatttcattcGAGAACAGATAGAAGCAAAAAAAGTTGAAGTTCTGAAAGTACATACCTCAGAGAATTCCTCCGACATGTTGACAAAGACAGTCACTCAGCTCAACTTCAGAAGTTCCTTGATATTATAGGGTTTGAGCTGAGAGACAAAGGTTAAAGAAGAAGACAGTCAGTTTAGAGAAGCtaaagaaacacttgaagtttatttcaaggtggagattgttatTACAGATAGATGAAAACAACGTCAAGGTTGTTAGAAATCAGTTACATACAAGCTGCCTTTATATACATTTTGTAACTACATGTAAAAGTAAGAGAGTAAAAAATACAGAGTGTTCAAAAAAGGCTATCAAACTTATCTTGTATCAATCTTGTAACTCCCCTAATAAAAATCCCATCAGCTTCTCCGTGGACGTAGGCTATCCTTGGCCGATCCACGTAAATCatcgtgttcatcttcttccttgatCTTCTTTGTTCTATCATTTACCTCAGCACCTCTATCGTGTAGACCATCATCGACTTCGAACCACATCTTCTAGACAATCTTCAGTAAAGCCTTCATCGTCTAAACAATCTTCAGTAAAGCCTTCATCGTCTAGATGACTTTTCCCTTATCGTCTAGACGACTTCTTGCTTTACCTCCAATCGGCTCGACGACAGCAGCCTCATCGTCCAGGCGATTTCCAGTAGCCACTCCCTCAAGTTctctccttcttttctctcgGTTTTCTCtacaacaaagaaaagaaaagaatagtcATTTGAGTTTTATAAATCTTCAAAAGTGCTTATCTCTAATCTCAGCCGTCAAGGTGTAGGGTGAAGATTTCATTCACACCGATTGTGCTTTCAAGCACACTggtttgtgtttttgttttcacaaAGGTGGTATCCGATATTCAATATAGGGCATGGGTTCTTTAAGCCCAAAAAGATCAATTCTAGTTTAATAGTGCAGTGAGTTCTCAGCCCATTTAGCATATCAAGCCCAACAGTAACAAAAAACTATAATCTAATAACTAAATCTTACGGAAACTCTCatgccaattttttttattgtaattgggGAAATTCTCTCTTTCTCGAAACCAGCTCCACAATTATACTTCGTCTTCTCCAATTTGATACAACCAATTTAGGACTCCTGATTTGAAACTACTTATTCTTAAATCTCATCCTAATgaatcttataatttttttttctcattttctagTAGAAGAACAACTTCAGgaaacatagaaaaaaaaatacattataacatacccaccaaaaattaaagaaaaataatagatAAAGTACCTCTTTACCTAAAATGAGCTAATGAATTttcaaactaaataaataaggtagtTAACACTTGGAGCAATGGAAGGACAAAGGTTGaacttttttcaaaaataaataaataaggtagtTAATACTTGGAGCAATGAAAGCACAAAAtagtaattataaaaaaatataaggacAAAAAAGGTAGACAAAAAATCTCCTTTGCGGTgtcatttaatataatatagataTAGGTATAGTCTTACCTTTTTTGGTTAATATTATTTGTTCTATTCTCACATATATAAATCACTATCAATAGCTCTTTTATGTTGCATTTTATTTATCTTAGTTCTAAAATCTTTTAATTTAGTGCTATATAATTGTTAGTATAACTATTGCCTGAGCGATACGTTtactatttaaataataatttaatttgagtAATGTAATCATAACCAAATACTTTTGTGCATTACACTCCCATATCACaccaaataaatatatgttagcACGAGGTTTCTAGATAAAAGTATTTCGTAGAGTTCAACTTGAGTTTAGGTTTGATTTGATGTAAATGTAGTTTAATCTTTAGTACTTGGTCCTCGAATTCTTATTTTGAAGTTAAAAGAGTTTTCTGATTGTTGGAAGAATTTTCTTTAAGTTTTATGGAGTCTTAAATTTTCGActcttctatttataaagttctTATATGGGCTTTGTGGCATGAGGTTGGTTGGTCCATATACCTAACCTTTGAATccaattaattagattttagCCATAATTGTCATTTGAGCCAAATTAAGCTTTTCTTAGCTAATTGAACTTTAGGCCAAATATTAATTGgacaaaattattttattctattcaATGGTCACGATGAAAAATTGTGGCATCATtgaaatttatcattttaagtcttcaatttcaatttgagatACATGTCAACCTTTAGTTAGTCCCAAATTtgataatttgtaattttttttttgtattaattatttaaaaaatggaatGGTATTGAAATCTCATACTACTGAGTATATGTTTGGAATGCACcaaatatttacttttaaagaataagtcatttttaaaaaaatttaaagggtTTTGACAACTACTCATAATAACTTTTGAGAtacattttcaataatttttataaaaaaaaagtttaaacaaaaataaattttttaaaaaacatttttttaaagccAATCTAAACCAGCTCTGCACTTTAACTTATAAATAATCACAAGGAAATGCATTTTCTTAATTACTTAACcatcttaaaaaaaacacaacaaAAGATCAGTATAATTTGgtgatcatttaaaaaataataataataataataatggtggCTATAAATTTTTCTCAGTTACTTGTTTGAATTTGGTTGGATACGTACATAttcttctaatttaaataaataaataaataaatttgaaaaaagaatcGGAATTCTTCCAATTATTTGTATTTACCCATTTGTTTGTTTCTGTTCAAAAGTCTTATTCCCCATCCACTTCCAGTCACTCATAATTAAAATTGGCTTCAACTACCACTCTGCTTCCAATTCAAAGCCTACTAATCTCTTATCTCACACTTATTCCCACCATGGCCGTACCTGATGATGATGATCATCATCATCTAGTTTTCATCTGTACTCCGGCCATCGGAAATTTAGTTCCGGCAGTCGAATTCGCCGTCCGATTAGTCAATCACGACTCTCGTTTCTTCGTCACTTTTCTGGCCATCGACATCCCTGGAACACCCCTTGTCAATGCCTATACTCAATCACGTTTCTCACTTTCCCTTTCTCAAGACATCCAATTCATTCATCTCCCACCTCTCGAACCCCCATCTCCCAATCTCTACAATTCCTATATCGGTTATTTGTCCTTACTTTTCGAATCTCATAAGCCCAACGTCAAGAATTCAATCTCCCATCTCCAAAAACTTCACAATTCCAGCCGTATCGTTGGAATTTTTGTCGATATGTTCACTACCGCATTCATCGACGTTGCTAATGATCTCCAAATTCCTTCCTACCTTTTCTTCGCTTCTCCAGCCACTTTCCTTAGCCTCATGATTCATCTCTCTAAAATGGATCATGACCGATTTAACGCGCTGATCCTTGACTCGGACGCTGAGTTCGTTTTACCGAGTTATGTTCACTCGTTGACTGTCAACTTGTTGCCGCCTACTCTTTCGACGGAGGATGGTCTGTTTTGGTACGCCCATCACGGGCGACGGTATGGTGAGACGAAAGGCGTTGTTATAAACACGTTTGCAGAGCTTGAGCCACACGCGCTGCGGTCGTTGGATGAGGTTCCGCCGGTTTATGCTATTGGGCCTGTGGTTGATTTGGGCGGCCCGGCCCAGTGGCAGCCTTCTCATGGGACCCATCAGAGCGTTGTGAAGTGGCTTGATGGTCAGCCTGAGGGTTCGGTTGTTCTGTTGAGCTTTGGGAGTATGGGGAGTCTTGATAAAGATCAAGTAAGAGAGATTGCGTTTGGGCTGGAAAGGGTGGGGTTCCGGTTCGTGTGGGCCGTACGGCAGCCTCCTAAAACCAAGTTAGAACACCCGGACGATTACTCCGATCTAAACGACGTCTTGCCAGAAGGGTTTCTGACTCGCACCGCCGGCCGGGGATTGGTCTGTGGATGGGTCCCGCAGGTGTGTTTTTTCATCTTAATTTGTTAGAGAAATTAATGTCTAAATTATACCCaatatctctaaattttttactttAGATAAAAAATACGTCcatctttcaaaaattttaaaaatatctttaagttcttttttttttttaaaaaaaacttcaaaaatatgTTTACCATTAGTATATGAACACAAATGGTTAATACTCCTCTAAAAAATATCACTgacttttcaaaagttgcgttaatactcttagact
This is a stretch of genomic DNA from Benincasa hispida cultivar B227 unplaced genomic scaffold, ASM972705v1 Contig316, whole genome shotgun sequence. It encodes these proteins:
- the LOC120069314 gene encoding UDP-glycosyltransferase 43-like; amino-acid sequence: MAVPDDDDHHHLVFICTPAIGNLVPAVEFAVRLVNHDSRFFVTFLAIDIPGTPLVNAYTQSRFSLSLSQDIQFIHLPPLEPPSPNLYNSYIGYLSLLFESHKPNVKNSISHLQKLHNSSRIVGIFVDMFTTAFIDVANDLQIPSYLFFASPATFLSLMIHLSKMDHDRFNALILDSDAEFVLPSYVHSLTVNLLPPTLSTEDGLFWYAHHGRRYGETKGVVINTFAELEPHALRSLDEVPPVYAIGPVVDLGGPAQWQPSHGTHQSVVKWLDGQPEGSVVLLSFGSMGSLDKDQVREIAFGLERVGFRFVWAVRQPPKTKLEHPDDYSDLNDVLPEGFLTRTAGRGLVCGWVPQVTILSHGAIGGFVSHCGWNSILESLWLGVPIATWPVYAEQQMNAFEMVKELELAVELRLDYRKGSKLVTAEELETALRRLMDGREDVRSRVKQMGEKCRTVLVENGSSYRALNSLIDKLTAQIL